One Vanessa atalanta chromosome 15, ilVanAtal1.2, whole genome shotgun sequence genomic window, taGAAACCACAGGACCTGTAAGCATTTTCTtcgagtatatttttttttaaacccaGTTGTTGGTTTTTTGGGGGTATTTAGAAAAACATTCAGTATCAGTgtcaattcaatataatattttgaaaagtgatctatattattttaaattattactcaaACTATCTTTGTGTCATTTTGCAtacaatttaaatcattaaggTGAGGTGAGGCTATAGGTAGAgactaacattatatttttttgttttcaatcatCCAACACAACCACTGCCAtccaattaattattgataaatttatattttgtctgtAGATTCATGCTATGTTCTTCAAATCAATGACTGCACCAGATACCATCACCGAAGCGACAATAAATGCTTATCACGGAGCCTTAAAGTTTATTGAAGATCAATTAAAAAGTCGTGGTACCACATTTTTGGGGGGAAATGAGCCAGGTTATGCTGATTATATGATTTGGCCGTGGTTTGAAAGAGTGCAGGGCTATAAAAAGACTgatcatcaaataaaaatagatccAATCAAGTATCCAATAttggtttgtatttttttttcaattaaatttgtttataactataacctacttatatacatctatttaaaagtaaagtaacatcctgtaaatgcCCTTGCTGGGCCTCCTTTCTATAAATACCCACATTTTGGGATTTTGTTagaattgttgtttatttttagtttttatcttaaaatagttACGTTGGATATCTTATTTCAGGTGCAGTACATAGATAAGATGTTTAAAGATCCAGCAGTGAGTCAGTACTTAATACCTAATGACATTATGGAGAAATTTGTTAATGGCTACAAACTTGGAAATCCTAATTATGAGTTACTTAAtgagaattaatttttttaaactgaaaagAAGTCACAGTCACACTATAATATATTCTCAaagtgtattaatatatttcaataaacccTAATGAGTAACAATTTGTGTTATTTGTTACAAATGTAATTATCCAAGGTAGAATGGACTGCAAGCTATGTATACTGCATTGAATGGCCTCAGATTATATTGATTCTTTATTAGAACAAAGGGTATTGTTTTTTAACCTAAGAGGCaagtgttattaatatatattttaattatgttgttagtaaaattgagttaaaaaaatatatctttgttgaatttcattaatgattatatttaaatcactaAATAGAAGGTAGagaaagaaaattttaagaaattatattttatttgtatgtatgtatatatagtttagtCATTGGCCATTTGttactaatctatactaatattagactgtttcaaatgtatttaggttattatttaagtagatatattatgatattttgtcGAATTctcaatcaaattatttaaatagggtTGGATGCAAGTAAAAGGTTTCCttagttttaaagaaaaatcatttgaatcaataaaacaatttaatttccttatttaaataaattcaaaattattaaatgtatttcggAGGCCTGGAGGGAAATAATGTGCGAGCTGTTCTCAAAAAAGGGGAGCGGTCTGATCCGGCATATTATCGGCCATAGCTATTACCTCAGTACTTTGTAAGGTAATGGAACAGAAGATCACaatctaattaatgatcgtcagtacggttTTCGACTAAAACGGTCCActggtgatcttctagcgtacacACCTCTGGGGTCTTCAcacagcctcgatatctccaaggcttatATCGAGGCCGTTATCAAAACAGCCTTACGAAAACTCGaggtcctgaacaaggtgcggcgttttcaCGCCACAATAACTGCTCCTGTTGTACTAAACGCAGGTGCGGTCTTAAATCGAATATTGCTCGCAGCTTGGGATGGCTCCACTAAGTACATAATGGAGACCTTGAATAGGTTGCAGTGACATGCGGTCCGCATTATTGACGTAAAGGTCACAAACAACCTCGAACCTTTAGGTTTGAGGAACTATTCTCTCTAATTCCTACTCCCCCTTTACATCACAAGTCTACGCGTGCTGACCGACTGACtgactgtgacatcaattccatcgcgtacgaTGAAATTCGGCCACTTTTCTTTCTCGGACTTTCAAAAAATGAAATTctctaccagcacacgtgttaCCCTTCTTTTACCTTCCTTCAAACTAAGCGTGCATAAGCATTTTGCGGGCTGGCATGGCGAGGGCGGTTTCGACATAACCGGTAAGAGTTTAGGCGCATGACCATTAGCTTTATGTGTTTTTCAACGCATGGAAGTGCACACATTTCCAACTTCTAGACTCTAagctgttactgagaaatttTTGATggaaaacgtaatattttttattgacttaGTTTGAATTTTTAACCCATAACTTCGAAATTTGCGGCTATATAAGTTAACTACTAGACCATCAACGCAGAATAAaaggtataatatgtataattatatattccttGCATagtctataattatttaatgcctCTAAAATATGggataattatgaataatcatAATCATGGGACACctcttttaaaaaaagaggTGTTTTGCTAGCTCAAATTTTTTTCAGTATTGTTATTTACGTGTCCATTTATGTtcctaatgttttataaataaattatttttatttaaagttatatttatataaatggttaaatttttattttgtaaaaacaatcaaattatgATGGCATTCACTTTAATTGTGACACAGTTTAGTTTAGTGTTAAGAAGGAAATACAAAATGTAGGTCACGAGAATCAAAGTAGCTAATTCAGCTATACATGTCTTTTGAGTGTCACtgaaaatgtaaacaattatttatttttaattatctatcattttactaaataaaaacatacagctataaaaatattttatttaagttacttacataaagatatttttattttaatgtataaaaaaagtatttacaccCTCTGGTGTCTTGTTTTTTGAATAGTACGTATTTTTAAACACCCAGCGGTATATCAGTACATACTCAATGCTCATTtgggataattatttaatggatACAAACTTGGGAATGTTAATCATAAACtacataattaaactaaatgtttttgaaaacaatggtctaaatatttgtaaattaagtaaattttaaatattttacttcaataaatcataatttgaaataatctgTGTTGTTTCTTAATAGTATCATTATTCTAGGTctcatattaaatactaattacttaATGATACTAATTAGGTATGTAGGATttgttactataattttataaatatgttattaccaATGAaactaaatcttatttattaaagaatttaattaaacacgtaTTTTAAGTATCATCAGAGtttcataaaaacatttgttgAAACTCGTCAAtgattataactaaaaaaaaaacactcgataaaagaagaaaagacacatttataatacctatagtaaatttatataagaaaacgaGATGTCAACAAAATGCATAATGTCAAAAGAAACATACAATTGCTTTCATCATCAccatttgaatacaaaaatgtttgtcTTATAATTACATAGATgtcaaaaaagaaaactaagataataaatttcatgTCATATtcctaattattaaatattattactgctaacaatatattaagttaCCACACATAATGacataaactaattataaatacattttgtattcttactcataattaaatgtatatggtattaaaaaatattcagtcatttatcaatattaactctaattatttttatatttggcaGCAGCATTTTCTAATTTTgaagtaattacttttaaatctgtatttttGTCCAGTTTTAAAAAAGTTGTGTTTCTCATTTCATGTAATTTAATCCACTCTGGAACCTCTTCTGTTATCAGTTTAATGTCTTTATGTAAATCACTAGCAGAGACATTAGATTTGAAACTGCTGTCCAGTTTAGACAGTACCACATTCAGAGCTAGTACATTTTTCCTTTccgtaacaaaaatatttcttaaagtccTTGCAAGATCAGGAAGTTTACTGTAAGTTAGATAGTTTTGCTCAAATTCTGAAGATCTTGTCATAGCTTCAAGGGCTTTAGCAGCTTGTTTGGCCTTTACTTTGTCCAATAAAGCTGTTGGCAAATTGCGCAACGCAGGATTTAGGATTTGTACTCCACTTGTAGATGGCTGACTTGCCTGtgttgaaacattttttattattggtgtATCATTTATACCTGTTACAGCTTTCTCTTGTTCAGTTAAGCCTCTAGCTTTGGCCTGTGCAAGTTTCTCTAATGCCCTTTCCATTTTTGtgttacatttaaacaattccCTTGCTTTAGCAAGAACATCTTGAGCTGAAGAATATTTCTCAGTATTTGGCATTTCAGGTAACTTGGCACATTCTATTTCTGGAATCTTTTCCAGCTCAAACTCAGGATGCCAACGTATTAATTTGTTATCTGGTATATCAATAGGCGGGTCAAGTGATGCCAAAAATTGAGCATGGTGCTTTTTAACGACTTGTAAGAGTGTATCATAGAAATACCTTCGTCTTTCAAGTTGAACCAGAGGGTTAATCATTTTGATGTCATTTGGGAAGTTAGGAGAAATTATCAATTCAAATGTGTCTCGGTGAGATGATGTACTGAAATTTTTCACTTTCTGGACTTCAAAATTGTAGAAATCTGGGACTAAATGCTTTATTTGAGCCAAATGTTTCTCTGTAAAAGTTCTTTTAAGCATTTCTTGTACTGATGGCTTAAGTTTGCTAAAAGTTATCTTTTCCTTCCTATTATAAAGAAGTGTGACAGCTGTTTCCATACTACGGAATAACTCTGCTAAGAATCTGTAGTGGTGAGGCAGAT contains:
- the LOC125069600 gene encoding DNA replication factor Cdt1, which codes for MSQTTLTAFFNSRKRPATDDIVSSKNKIAHIDRTIECATKSKKNLLSKNIEQSSVKDKFNTELKHPNAVPNTTNLDLKKIEIISQAAEKTNLTEKPKNVEAFSKKVNAANIVKNNDPSKIETVNLARKELSLGDIKKKLSGSSRLAELRARADRLSKGIQQLKDTTVKKNLKEFKSIDVDVPQSPSKKSTIRNELMSPKKETTTEVSQQRPFLSPRKVVVSPIKSPSKVPAYIRHASLASSTPSLNLPHHYRFLAELFRSMETAVTLLYNRKEKITFSKLKPSVQEMLKRTFTEKHLAQIKHLVPDFYNFEVQKVKNFSTSSHRDTFELIISPNFPNDIKMINPLVQLERRRYFYDTLLQVVKKHHAQFLASLDPPIDIPDNKLIRWHPEFELEKIPEIECAKLPEMPNTEKYSSAQDVLAKARELFKCNTKMERALEKLAQAKARGLTEQEKAVTGINDTPIIKNVSTQASQPSTSGVQILNPALRNLPTALLDKVKAKQAAKALEAMTRSSEFEQNYLTYSKLPDLARTLRNIFVTERKNVLALNVVLSKLDSSFKSNVSASDLHKDIKLITEEVPEWIKLHEMRNTTFLKLDKNTDLKVITSKLENAAAKYKNN